DNA from Candidatus Nitrospira nitrificans:
AATTGGAACGCCTGCCGGGCACTGCGGCGCTCGACAACCAAGAGCTCCATGACCTGCTCTATGAGATCACTCCGAGTCCGAAGAAGGACGTGTTCGAATCGACGGGCGATGTGGACTTTGGGTATGAAATTCCCGGATTGGCCCGCTTCCGTTCCAATTTCTTCAACCACAAACACGGGATGGGGGCGGTGTTTCGGAAAATTCCCACCACCATCCCCTCTGCCGAAGAGTTGGGCTTACCGCCCGTGCTGACACGCGCGGCGATGTTGCGGAAAGGGCTGGTGCTGGTCACGGGCCCGACCGGCAGCGGAAAATCGACGACGCTGGCGGCGATGGTTGATTATGCGAACCGCCACCGGAAGGATCACATTCTGACCATCGAAGATCCGATCGAGTTCGTCCATCAGAGCAAAAATTGCATCGTCAATCACCGAGAGATCGGCTTACATACCATCACATTCGGTTCGGCTCTGCGGGGAGCCCTTCGTGAAGATCCGGATATTATTCTCGTCGGCGAAATGAGAGACCCGGAAACCATCGCATTGGCGGTGGAGGCGGCAGCAACCGGGCATCTCGTGTTCGGAACCCTGCACACGGAGAACGCCGCCAAAACGGTCGACCGCATCATCGAAGTCTTTCCTGCCTCGGAACAGCCGCAGATCCGCAACACCCTGTCCACGGCGCTCCGCGTCGTGGTCGCGCAGAACCTTTTCAAGCGAATCGACCAGAAAGGGCGATGTGCCGCACTGGAAATTTTGGTCTGCACCCCGGCCGTCAGCAATTTGATCCGAGACGCCAAAACGGTCCAAATCGCTTCGCAGATGCAAACCGGGAAAAACGTCGGCATGCAGACCCTGGATGACGCGATCCAGGATCTCCTCGCCAAAAAATGGATCTCGCCGGAAGAAGCGTATGAGAAATGCATCGACAAGAATCGCTTCGCCAAACTCCTCAAGACCCCGCCGGATGTGCTGCAGTAGCTCTGGGGCGAGACTGTGGTTAGGCCGCCTGAAAATGCGAGACTCTCACTGGATTAGAGGAACGCACTTGCGGATAGGACCCACCGGTCTTGAAACTGTAGAATCTCTATATTTTTCGAACCTGCTGCATAAACCTAATCACCGAATTCTAACTTTCCGTGAGGTTTCTTTGAACATGTCATCGCCACTCATCCCATTCTTTATGGATGGACCGTGTGACGACCTGGGATACTGTAATACGCGTGATCATCCGCTCGGTGGCGAACCACCCCGATAAATCTGGCGATGATTTCTCGGTTCTTCACAACCCTCATGCCCAGCGCCCTCTCGACCAGACCGTATTTGGTTGGTGCGAACAGTTCACATTTCTCGATGAACAGCTGCATCGATCCCCACCACTCCCAACCACACCATAGCAACCACGGCCCCACCCTGCTCACGAACTCCTATGGCCTTCCTCATCCTCATCTAACCTCGCTACCTATGAAGGAGTCGGTTATAAGCGGTCGTGAACATCCCCTCGTCACTTATCTCACCGCGACACGACGTTGAAGGTATCCCCAGCAAGAATCAGCCCCTCGGTGCCGTCTGACAGCTTGACTTGGAACGCGTCAAAGTCCTTGCCCTGATAGACCCCAACGGTTCTTGCCGTATCACCTGCCGTCAGCGTGACGATGACGTGACCTGGCTGAACGCCGGCAACGGCATTGTCAGGAGAAGGAGGGACCTGGTCCATGCTGTGGACTTCCGTTGGTTTCTCAATCACGAGAATGGCCTCACGATTGTTGCACCCAACCGGGATTGTGACACTCAACGCTAATAGAGCGAATGCAGTGAGGTGATCACGGAATCGTCCTGAGATAGTGTTCAAGCACATAATCCTTCGCATCTCACTTCCTTTTCAGCCTCCACTCAATAAATAATTCCGCCCACCACCCAATGTCGATCATCAGGGATATCAATCAACAATCGTGTCAGATTCATACGGGCCAGCTGGGACCCGATTTCATCTTCTGTAAATGCCGCAAGCAGCGAATTGTAGAAGTCCCGTCGCAAGATGTCCGGCTCATGAGCCGCGTATTGATCGACAATGGCTTGTGCCGCCTCCGGCGAGTCGGGGCGGAGCAGATCCATCACCAACACCGGCGCGCCGGGTTTCACCAACTGACGAAGCTTCTGCCAGAACTGCAACGGGTTCGGAAGATGATGAAGCAGACTATTGGAAATCGCAGCATCGACGATTCTCGCGCCGGCGACCTCTTCATATCGCTCACATCGTAATGTGATGCGGTCGGCCAGACCCACTTGCTTCACCGCTTGCTCCCCCAACTGAATCATCGGCGCCGAGGCATCGATGCCGATGACCTGGCAGGTTGGATACAGGTTGGCGAATCGAATCGGAATATCAGCAGGGCCGCAGCCGAGATCCAGCACCTTTCCTTGCAAAAACTCCGGAAAGTATTCCTTGAATCGATCGACGAACCCTTGATTCTCTTCCGCAAAGTCAGCCCGCGCGTAGGCCTCGGCTTGCGTCGGATCATCCATGAGTTCCGGTTCGAGTATGCGATCCATCATTTTCGTCCCTCGTCGTTCGTGAAGCGTATCTCGCATCTCGCAAACAAGATGAGCCTAATCTCTTTTTGCCATGCGCTTCACACTTCACGAGATACGCTTCACGGCTCCACCACCACCGCGTCGCCCGGCCGCACCACGCCGCCACGCAACACTTTCGCATAGACGCGACTCCAACCGGGATTGAGCTTCTGAGACATACGCGAAAAGTCCTCATCCCGAAACCATCGCCCGTTGTGGGCGCAGGGCGTCGTATAGCTGGTCACTTCGAGCTCGACATCGGGACCAATCGTCAATCGCACGCCTGGGCGAATCAATTCCCAGTCCAAGCCGGCGAGCGTCAAGTTTTCGCCGGACGATCCTGCATCGATGGGATGACCTTCGTCTTGAAGTTGTTCGATGAGTTCAAGCGAATACACACAGACGGCGCGGTCAGGCCCTCCATGGAACTTCAGATTACGCTGGCGATCGCCGGCTACGCCTTTGTCACTCACCGCCGCCTCCGACACGGGAAGCTTTGGAACCCCGCCGTCGGACACGTTGATTTGATGCACATAGGGATAAGGCAGCCGATTAGACATCACTACATCTCTCCATCGCAGGATTCCGGCCGGATGAATTTCAGCGCCACCCAGCCTTCTTCTTCACGCCGTTCCAAACACACGAGACCCAGACCGGACAACCGATCCATGATCTCAGTTTGTTGCTCGATCAGAATGCCGGAAACCAAGATGCTCGCCCCTCGCAGCGCGGCCAAATCGTCGGCGAGGCCCAAAACCGTCTGCCGATCGAGATTGGCCAGCACAAGATCGATCGTCTGCCGCCTCTCCTGGGGCAGGTCAGCCAACGTCCCGCCGATAATGTCGATCTGCTCATTCAACCTATTCTGGGCAACATATTCCTTCGCACAATCGACCGCAACAGAATCAATCTCGACTCCGATGGCGGAGGCTGCGCCCAGCTTGACCGCAGCCATCGCCAGGATCGCGCTCCCAGTCCCCACGTCCAAGACCTGCTCTCCACCGCGAATGTCTTCTTGCAACCACTCCAATAACATACGAGTAGTCGCATGGTGGCCGGTGCCGAAGGCTTGCTTCGGGTCCAGCACGATCTCGATGTCCTGTGAACCCAACAGAACCGGCTCCCAGCTCGGGCGAATCATCAATCGGCCGATACGAAGCGGCTTCACCGAACGAGTCCAGGCTTCATTCCAGTCTTGAGACGGCACTCGCTGCACCGAGAGAGGGATCGCCAGGCTCGACGGCGCGAGATCCGCAAGGACCGAGCGCACCGACGCCAGCTTTTCGTCATTCCATTGGTCTTCCGTCCAATAGAGATGAACCACGCCCTCATCTTCCCAGGCGCCTTGAACGGCAGAATCATCGAGCCTGCTCAATAACTCGCCGGCATCGAGGCGTTCCTGGATACAGACATCAACCCAGTCCTTCGGCATCGTCATGGCTCACTCATGATCGGCAACACCCGCCCCGCCATGCCGGAGGCCAATCATGATTTGACGTCCCACGTCCGTTCCCAGTAAGGTCGCTTGTCATGGCACGCTCCCGCACAGTCCGGCTCGAAACGGCGGTCCGGCGAACAGATCGCCTGATCGCCCAAGGCGCCCAGGTCAGCGCGACCTTCACGCGCTGGCGACTGGCTATTTTCCTCGTTGGCCTCGTCGGCACCGTGACCCTCTACAAGCTCGATTGGTATCACAGCGGCAATCTATCCGTCGGCATATTCCTCGCAATCTTCATCACGGTCGCCGCGTATCATACCAGGGTGGAAACCGGGATTCATCGGCTTCGGCACTGGAAACTGATCAAGCTGACCCACCTTGCACGCATCGCCTTGGACTGGACGGCCATTCCGCCAAGACCCGGTGAAGCTCCGACCTCTCATCCCTACGCCATCGACCTCGATCTCTTTGGAACCCATTCCTTGGCGCAGCTCCTCGACACCACCGTGTCGGACCATGGCCGAGAGCGCTTGCACAGCTGGCTATTGAACCAACCCCCTCCCCCTTCACGGTGGCAAACACGGCAGTCGTTGGTGAAGGAACTGGCGCCGCGCTCTTTATTTCGCGATCGTGTGACCCTGGAGGCCAGACTGACGGGAGAACAGGAAATCAACGGCAAGCGGCTGGCCGCTGTGCTTGAACACCCAGTCGGTCTGCCCAACCTGAATACGCTGCTGGTCATCCAGAGCCTCTTAGCCTTCACCACGATCGGTCTCGCATCGGCCACGTTGTTCGGTCAGCTCCCTGGGTATTGGATGTTCTCGTTCGCCGCCTATGCGCTGATCTACTTCATGACCGATCAAGGAGAAGAGCTGCTGGAACATGCGGTCGGCCTGCACCATGAGACCGAACGACTCGCCGTGGTCCTGGGCTATCTCGAGCGTCAGGCTCGGCGGCAAAGCACCGCCCTCGCCTCGGTCTGCGCGAATCTGAGAGGTGGAGCCAGTCCCACCCTGCGTCTCAAGCAGGCCGCGCGAACGCTTCATGCGATCAGCATCAAGGCCCACCCGCTTGTCCATTTGGCCGTCAACGCGTTGTGTCCATGGGACCTGTGGTTCACTCGACAACTGATTCACATCCAGCGCGAGATCAAGAATGCTCTCCCTCAGTGGTTGGACTGCCTGGCAGAAGTCGAAGCGGCATCGGCCCTGGCGACCTTTGCCTATCTCCATCCCGATTACGGGTGGCCGGCTCCCGTCATCTCAACCGGTGAGCGGAACGGCGCAGCAGCCGTTCTGCATGCGACTCAACTCGGCCATCCACTCCTCCCTACGAAGAGCCGCATCGCAAACGATGTCGATCTAACCGGGCTCGGCTCGATCCATCTGATCACGGGCTCGAATATGTCTGGCAAGAGCACGTTCCTGCGAACGATCGGCATCAATCTCTGTCTGGCGCAAGCCGGAGGGCCGGTCTGCGCACCGTCGTTTGTGTGGACCTGGGCCCGGCTGGCTTGCTGCATTCGCGTCGATGATTCGCTCGACGCCGGCCTGTCGTTTTTCTACGCTGAAGTCAAACGGCTCAAGACCATTCTCGATGCCACCAAGGAACGCGCCGCGCCGCCCGTGCTGTTCCTGATCGACGAGATCTTCAAGGGCACCAATAATCGAGAGCGACTCATCGGCAGCCGTGCCTACATCACCGCGCTGTCGCAAGGCCACGGCTTCGGCCTTGTGAGCACCCATGATCTGGAGCTGGCGGATCTGGAGCAAGCCGTCCCCGGTTTGACCAATGCCCACTTTCAAGAAACCGTCGCCGCAGGCACACTCAAGTTCGATTATCGGCTGAGACCAGGCCCCTGCCCCACGACGAACGCCCTGCGGATCATGGAACTGGAAGGGTTGCCTATTTCCACAACCGCTTAAAACAGGCACAATATCCACTACGGATGACTATCTCAGCCGGTTCACACACACAGTCGTGTTCCCACCCCCTTCGCGGCCTCTTGATCGCGCAATTCTGCGGGGCATTCAACGACAACGCCTGGAAGCTGATGGTCGCGTTGCTCGCGATCCGGCAAGCCACAGTCGGCTTGGCGCCCGGCCCGGAGCTGGAGACCGCCGCCCAGACCCAAACGGCCATGGCGTTCGTCGTTTTCACGCTGCCGCTGATGCTTCTGTCTCTTGTCGGAGGCACCTTGGCCGATCGCGTCAGTAAGCGGACCGTCATCATTTCGATCAAAGCCGTCGAAGTCTTTCTCATGGCCGCCGGCACCGCCGCCCTCTGGTTGAATCCGGCCGGAGGAATCTTGCCGTTGATCGTCTTATGCGGCATGGGTGTGCACAGCGCGCTCTTTAGCCCATCGAAGTACGGCATTCTTCCGGAATTGGTCCCGCATGAACGGCTCGCCGCGGGCAACGGGTTGTTGGAGATGTGGACCTTCGCGGCGATCCTGACCGGAACCGCCGCCGGAGGCGTTCTCCTGCAGATGGCCGGGGATCACATCTGGCTCGCTCCGCTCACCTTGACCGGACTCTCCGTCGTCGGCCTCGCAACCGCCTTCGGCATTCCACCGGTGTCGGCAGCCCGCCACGCTGGAGGCGTGGGAGCCACCATTCAAGGCGCGTGGGCCGCCATTCAGTCCGAACGGATGCTGCGCATGGCCATTCCCATGGAAATCCTCTTCTGGACGGTGGCCAGCCTGTTCGGTCAAAACCTACTCGTCTATGCAAAGGCCGTCTTGCATCTGTCCGATGCGATGTCAGGCCTTCCGCTGACGGTGTTATCGGTGGGGATCGGCATCGGCGCGATCCTGGTCGGGCGGATTTCGAGGAACCGAGTGGAGTACGGGCTGATTCCCTTGGGCGCTATGGGCGTGTGTGTCACCTTGCTCACCCTCGGCGTCCTCACACCGCCGTTGTCCGGAACATTTCTCATCATGGTGGCCCTGGGCATTTCCAGTTCGTTCATCTTTGTTCCATTGAACGCCATTCTCCAATGGAAATCCCCGTCCGATCGGCGCGGCGCCGTCATTTCGTTTTCCAACACCTGTGTCTTCACCGGCATCTTGCTGGGGTCGTTGGCCGGTGGGTCCCTCGCCAATGTCGGTGTCTCGACGACCGGTATTTTCTTGGCTGCCGCCGTCATGACCCTGGCTGGTATCGCCTGGGCCCTCTGGCTGTTACCCGATACATTTCTTCGCTTGGCGCTGGTCGTCCTCACCAATACCCTGTATCGTCTCCGCATCGTCGGCGAAGCTCATGTGCCGCTATCCGGCGGCGCGCTCCTCGTCCCCAATCACGTCTCCTTTATCGACGGTTTTCTTCTGATCGCCAGCGTAGATCGTCCCGTGCGGTTTGTCGTCGACGCGCAGTATGTCG
Protein-coding regions in this window:
- a CDS encoding MOSC domain-containing protein — protein: MSNRLPYPYVHQINVSDGGVPKLPVSEAAVSDKGVAGDRQRNLKFHGGPDRAVCVYSLELIEQLQDEGHPIDAGSSGENLTLAGLDWELIRPGVRLTIGPDVELEVTSYTTPCAHNGRWFRDEDFSRMSQKLNPGWSRVYAKVLRGGVVRPGDAVVVEP
- a CDS encoding type IV pilus twitching motility protein PilT → MPKIDELFRMMIEQGASDLHLIAGHVPTFRINGELERLPGTAALDNQELHDLLYEITPSPKKDVFESTGDVDFGYEIPGLARFRSNFFNHKHGMGAVFRKIPTTIPSAEELGLPPVLTRAAMLRKGLVLVTGPTGSGKSTTLAAMVDYANRHRKDHILTIEDPIEFVHQSKNCIVNHREIGLHTITFGSALRGALREDPDIILVGEMRDPETIALAVEAAATGHLVFGTLHTENAAKTVDRIIEVFPASEQPQIRNTLSTALRVVVAQNLFKRIDQKGRCAALEILVCTPAVSNLIRDAKTVQIASQMQTGKNVGMQTLDDAIQDLLAKKWISPEEAYEKCIDKNRFAKLLKTPPDVLQ
- a CDS encoding class I SAM-dependent methyltransferase; the encoded protein is MMDRILEPELMDDPTQAEAYARADFAEENQGFVDRFKEYFPEFLQGKVLDLGCGPADIPIRFANLYPTCQVIGIDASAPMIQLGEQAVKQVGLADRITLRCERYEEVAGARIVDAAISNSLLHHLPNPLQFWQKLRQLVKPGAPVLVMDLLRPDSPEAAQAIVDQYAAHEPDILRRDFYNSLLAAFTEDEIGSQLARMNLTRLLIDIPDDRHWVVGGIIY
- a CDS encoding MutS family DNA mismatch repair protein — encoded protein: MARSRTVRLETAVRRTDRLIAQGAQVSATFTRWRLAIFLVGLVGTVTLYKLDWYHSGNLSVGIFLAIFITVAAYHTRVETGIHRLRHWKLIKLTHLARIALDWTAIPPRPGEAPTSHPYAIDLDLFGTHSLAQLLDTTVSDHGRERLHSWLLNQPPPPSRWQTRQSLVKELAPRSLFRDRVTLEARLTGEQEINGKRLAAVLEHPVGLPNLNTLLVIQSLLAFTTIGLASATLFGQLPGYWMFSFAAYALIYFMTDQGEELLEHAVGLHHETERLAVVLGYLERQARRQSTALASVCANLRGGASPTLRLKQAARTLHAISIKAHPLVHLAVNALCPWDLWFTRQLIHIQREIKNALPQWLDCLAEVEAASALATFAYLHPDYGWPAPVISTGERNGAAAVLHATQLGHPLLPTKSRIANDVDLTGLGSIHLITGSNMSGKSTFLRTIGINLCLAQAGGPVCAPSFVWTWARLACCIRVDDSLDAGLSFFYAEVKRLKTILDATKERAAPPVLFLIDEIFKGTNNRERLIGSRAYITALSQGHGFGLVSTHDLELADLEQAVPGLTNAHFQETVAAGTLKFDYRLRPGPCPTTNALRIMELEGLPISTTA
- a CDS encoding 50S ribosomal protein L11 methyltransferase, with protein sequence MTMPKDWVDVCIQERLDAGELLSRLDDSAVQGAWEDEGVVHLYWTEDQWNDEKLASVRSVLADLAPSSLAIPLSVQRVPSQDWNEAWTRSVKPLRIGRLMIRPSWEPVLLGSQDIEIVLDPKQAFGTGHHATTRMLLEWLQEDIRGGEQVLDVGTGSAILAMAAVKLGAASAIGVEIDSVAVDCAKEYVAQNRLNEQIDIIGGTLADLPQERRQTIDLVLANLDRQTVLGLADDLAALRGASILVSGILIEQQTEIMDRLSGLGLVCLERREEEGWVALKFIRPESCDGEM